One genomic segment of Pongo pygmaeus isolate AG05252 chromosome 19, NHGRI_mPonPyg2-v2.0_pri, whole genome shotgun sequence includes these proteins:
- the OGFOD3 gene encoding 2-oxoglutarate and iron-dependent oxygenase domain-containing protein 3 isoform X5, with protein MAPQRRAATKAPEGNGAAERRNRSSTKKDRAPREVQRLWQRPWLRTAGLGAGLVLTALLLWSSLGADDGVAEVLARRGEVVAGRFIEVPCSEDYDSHRRFEGVLAGSGPDSLEGHAPVALETASHLGCPLTGCTPRKCGRGVTDVVITREEAERIRSIAEKGLSLGGSDGGASILDLHSGALSVGKHFVNLYRYFGDKIQNIFSEEDFQLYREVRQKVQLTIAEAFGISASSLHLTKPTFFSRINSTEARTAHDEYWHAHVDKAAVSGAAGATALL; from the exons ATGGCTCCTCAGCGGAGGGCAGCAACCAAGGCGCCCGAGGGCAACGGAGCGGCCGAGCGCCGGAACCGGAGCAG CACCAAGAAGGACCGAGCCCCACGAGAGGTGCAGAGGCTGTGGCAGAGGCCATGGCTAAGGACCGCGGGCCTGGGGGCCGGCCTTGTGCTCACTGCACTCCTGCTCTGGAGCAGCTTGGGGGCCGACGACGGGGTCGCAGAGGTCCTGGCCCGCCGTGGCGAGGTCGTGGCAGGGAGATTCATCGAGGTGCCCTGCTCTGAGGACTACGACAGTCACCGCAGGTTCGAAG GTGTATTAGCCGGCTCTGGCCCTGATTCCCTGGAAGGGCATGCACCGGTGGCCTTGGAAACTGCGTCTCACCTTGGCTGTCCCCTCACAGGCTGCACCCCCAGAAAGTGCGGCAGAGGTGTCACCGATGTCGTCATCACCAGGGAGGAAGCGGAGCGGATTCGCAG CATAGCTGAGAAGGGGCTCTCCCTGGGAGGATCTGACGGAGGG GCATCCATTCTGGACTTGCACTCAGGGGCCCTGTCTGTCGGGAAGCACTTTGTGAACCTGTACAG ATACTTCGGGGATAAAATACAGAACATCTTCTCAGAGGAGGACTTCCAGTTATACCG GGAGGTGCGGCAGAAGGTCCAGctcaccattgctgaggctttcGGCATCAGCGCGTCCTCGCTGCATCTGACCAAGCCCACCTTCTTCTCCCGCATAAACAGCACGGAAGCGCGGACGGCACACGACGAGTACTGGCATGCGCACGTGGACAAG GCTGCAGTGTCGGGAGCAGCCGGCGCCACCGCTTTGCTGTAA